A genomic region of Homalodisca vitripennis isolate AUS2020 chromosome 5, UT_GWSS_2.1, whole genome shotgun sequence contains the following coding sequences:
- the LOC124362767 gene encoding dihydrofolate reductase isoform X2 gives MQHFTKMTSLSKDSGKHNAVIMGRKTWESIPEKFRPLKGRINIVLSRSEDNKYPPDVVMCNSFEEALEILDKPPLVENIENVWIIGGSSVYEEAMRHDQCHRIYITWIKKEFNCDTFFPKLPENFEETMDENVPLGIQEENGIQYEYKVYERKSVKSE, from the exons ATGCAACATTTTACGAAAATGACAAGTTTATCAAAAGACAGTGGTAAACATAATGCAGTTATAATGGGGAGGAAAACATGGGAATCCATTCCTGAAAAATTTCGGCCACTCAAAGGAAGGATAAACATTGTATTGTCTCGTTCAGA agaCAATAAATACCCTCCAGATGTGGTCATGTGTAACTCCTTTGAAGAGGCACTAGAAATCCTAGACAAGCCCCCTCTagttgaaaacattgaaaatgtttgGATTATTGGTGGCAGTTCTGTATATgag gaaGCAATGAGACATGACCAATGCCACAGAATTTATATTACGTGGATTAAAAAGGAGTTCAACTGTGATACATTTTTCCCAAAACTTCCAGAAAATTTCGAGGAAACTAT GGATGAAAATGTACCATTGGGAATTCAAGAAGAAAATGGAATCCAGTATGAGTATAAAGTTTATGAGAGAAAATCTGTAAAATcagaataa